The DNA sequence tcggtgtGGACCAAACgattaattaaattcttaataaaaaatattctataaatcGTTTTATATTTGCACCCGGAATAATGTCCGtgcgttattttattattaatatctgtTAAGTTGCGTTCATACCGATGACAGTTGCGTCATACTTTTGatccttaaaaatatttttgtgtgatATTCTGCATGTACTaggctttataaataatttaatcataaagaaatacatttaataattatagcatttatttgatattaaatataatcataGTATGTATCGCATTTTACATTGTCGcctaaaactttttttctttatttctaaattttaatgaaacattcTTAGTTTGGACTAGTCTTACTCGTAGTTTGGTcgtttatattgaaatttatataatattattgtactatatttataattcagaTATTATACTGTATATGTAGGTACGCTATGTATTATGTGTTTTGTTATATAAGTTTTGgataaaagatatattaaaaataaactacatttatgttattaaaagataaatatttttttattcactgagcttatttgtgtttgtaaatTAACACTGTAAGATAAAAGTCACTGTGTAATTATTAGGTATATGATATATCTACATAGATAGATCGCTTAAAGTTTTTATGCCAATAAAATGATGAATAaattacttgtattttttactttgagGCCTACCGTCTCTGAATGTAACATAAGATAAGGCtgtgaatattttttcacaaccattataatataataaatattaaatacaatagtTTTATATGTCAATGACATGATCAGCCTTTGAAATCAGGTACGTCTTAAGCACTCCCCGAGTATTCTCTCTCTCCCGTAGTCCTCGCCGAGTCTCCGGCGTCAGCTTTAAGTCAGCTTGTATTAGCTCACATTCAGCCGGGGCAGGTATACTGTTCTTTGAGCACACAGACTTGGCCATTAAATGTGTGCCCTGTAGGGCAGGTTAGATGCGTCCGTACGCCGCTAACGCAAAAGTAGTATTTCCTACATTCTGTTCCCTGTTGCACAAAGAAACCATCGCGTTCACAATACTGTCCACCGTTCTCTATGATAGATTTTCGAGCCGCCCCACATATATGAATCGTAGATTCAACGCAAGCCTGACCATCAAATATCTTTCCTCCGAGGCATGATAAGGTGGCAAGTCGATCTCCACCTTCGCAgtaaaaatatctgtaaataacagttaattttatgtttaaaaaactacgagaaaaaaaaacatcgaaagaaaaagttaatttaaatacctattaataaatagtaaagtaaattaaaatacctGTGACAATTTGAGTCTAGCTCTGCGTGGTAACCGTCTGCAAGGCCAGAGCACGAATAATCTTCGCTTGGACAGATTGATGGATGCGCTGGCACGCATGATTCGCCATCGAAAACGAGTCCCTGCTGGCACGCATATACCGCTTTTTCACCATTGACACATGAGTAGAATCCTCGGCAACCGGCGTCGGCGGCTCGGTACCGACCATCGGCTCGACCATAGCACGAATCACGTTCTAAACTTGGACATAAATACTGAGAAGCAGGAGAACACTTTGCACCGTCATAAATCTGTCCGGGTGGACAAGCTAGACTTATTTTTAGTGGCCCTTCACAGTGAAAATAATGAGTACAATTTGAACCTAAATCTTGATAAGTTCCGCTCGGCATCCCTTCGCATTCTGAGGATCGTCTGGGTCCTTCACAATAAAATGATTGCTTTGGAACACATTTAACCCCGTCGAACACGAGACCGGATTCGCATGATCCTCGAGACGTGACTCTTTCACGATTGCACTCGTACCACGATGAACAGTCACGCCAATCTCTATACAGGCCATTCTGCCTGTTGAAGCAAGGGCTTCGTCCCGGGGGTGGGCAGAGTGTTTCTTGTGCCGGCTCACAGCCACTCCCCGAGAAGAGTAAGCCAGGCTCGCAAACACCTCGCCGGATGACTCGATGAGATTCACATACAAAGTACTCGCGACACCCTGTCGAGCGATCTGCATAGGTGCCGTCCGATGTTTTCTGACACAAAGATGAGCAAGCTTCGTCTGAACAAAAATCGGCATCACCGGCGGGAAGCGGTACCGCGGCGGCACGTGGGGGTGGACATGTGTTAACGCACACTCCGTTGCAGGACACTACCGCGCGTAGCTCTGCACCACGGCAGTGCAGCGTACGATGACATTCATGCGACGAGTCCGGGTAGTTTCCATCTGGTAGCCCTGCACACAGTGGCTCATAGCAGGTTCCCGCTCCGCGAGAGCACGCTTGTGTCACGAGGTCGAACCACGATCCGGGGGGGCATGCATGATCAATAGCTGTCCCATTAACACATCTGTAGTAATGACGACACGTCGTCCCCGGGGTCGCGTAGGCGAGGGTGTCTTCCGGAGCACACACGAGGCGCGTACACGGATGGCTACTGCGCGGTACGCACGCTCCTGCAGCTTCACTGAATATTCGTTCCTGACCGCAGACGTAGCGGCCACGCACTGAGCCAGCTGTACAACGTATGTATTCACGGCATTCGGTATCATAATCCACATAGAGTCCGTCCTTGACGCATGCGATGTCTTTTCCACctggaatattttttatttttaatataacattttttacatttacttgTATGACATTATAATAATTCCACTTTTAAGCTTATTTCTTAAATCTTTACGTACAAGACTTTTTTAGACTCTATACATATTTCCAGCTACTTTACGTTTAAGAATCAATAGTAGACTTACTTGAGAGTATCGCGGCGGTAGCGGCGGCGAGCAGGTTGGCAACGAGTGCGAGGCGGCAAACGCAAGCGAGCGCGCGCGCAGACATGTCGGCTGCGACTGAACATCGAGAGTGACGCACCGCGTATAGGGTTCCTTGACATTCGCACGCCCCTGCCGTAACTTGATCCCTGCGGTGGCCCGGATGCAGCCTTCGAGCTAGGAATCTAGACACGCCCTGTTCGCGACTGCCTCTGAAAGAAAACGACCGCAGTTATAGCTCTGCGACCATGACCTTTGCATATATTATGTAAGATAAATGGGAAAATTTCACTTCTTTCTATTCACTATTTCATCTGCTTTTATTTCAAACGTCTCTCAAAGATATCTGAAGCTATTAAGTTTAAACTCAGAGAGCatccataatttttttattttaacaattacttGGTTATCATCTTACGATCGCATCCGTGGGAATCTTTGTAAAAAAGATCACGTCACGTAAATATATAATGAGTACTTGGTATTGAAGCAGATTCTCTAAGAAATTGTACACCAGTCGTCACTCATCTACTTGTTTAtgattttactataaataagtAACTTATATGAAACTAATACCTAATACTagtttacttattaataatatacttacgGTTTGTGAAGATGAAGATTATGGGTCTCTATTTTTATATGTCGTGGTGTCTATCGTATGAGTTGTTCACGGAAGTAATCAAAAACTAGGACAGCTTTAATGGATTAACTTAATAGAAGCAAGTTGGGCAGTTTctactatttctttttatatatttcattacataaaAGTTTTCGTTGACAATTACGACGTAAAGCCAGTAAGATGAAACTTGATATTCTATCACATACAAGAATGTTCGGAATGCTATCTGATATGCTATATAAGTGCTAACCACCACGGGCGTCCTCTGCGGGTGGCGGATGTCGCAATAAAGTCTTATCTATCGATCGGTATTTCATGATTGTCATCtagtattattttgatattattctattttaatactAACAAGTGCTTGCTATTTCTATGAGGATATTAAAACTACCTCGACTTTAGTTGTCGTTCTCGTTTCTGAGTTCATAactaaaaactaccatatcttccaagtcagacaaaattacagatacttacaaaatttgaaaaaaaaaattggttctgTAGTTTtggagttacatactgatagcacctactaggtccgattgagataaaaactactctatctcccaagttggacaaaattatagatgcgtacaaaatttgttaaaaaatttgttcagtagtttcggagttataTACCAATAGCAACACCATCAATCGGGTTCAATTGAGACAAAAACTACCCtatatctcccaagttggaccaaatgatagatggttaaaaaaattgataaaaattggttcagtagtttcggagttataTACCAATAGCAACGCCACCAACTGGgttcaattgagataaaaactaccctttatctcccaagttggaccaaatgaTAGAtggttaaaaaatttgataaaaattggttcagttgtTGCGGAGTTATATACCAATAGCAACGCCACCAACTGGgttcaattgagataaaaactaccctatatctcccaagttggaccaaatgaTAGAtggttaaaaaatttgataaaaattggttcagttgtTGCGGAGTTATatgcatttaaaatttttattgttaacgcccacccccgtaatccttattgggtatgagttatcctaaaatccgctcatcgatcatttctacatcacataccAACAACTAcatcgtaccaaatttggagtcgatagtttaaaaacgggaattttccattgttaacgcccccgcaacaatataataagtaatgtgaaatagctagttaataccatttttactgtattgtaaattaaattaaaatgtggtTCTACGAATatgatcaatttaatcattaataacttacgtaaaatgcgccctaatatatttttttagcatgacctttattgaatagcaataaagtttaaattgactctacattttagttagaaaacgtttgtatgggaaaaagaaaagggctggttttagggttttcacggaaattattcgaatttttctcgccgtaaaaaacgtaaaattagtccaggcgttgttgagttatgcgcttactaACACATTTActaacacatttttataaataagaataagaaGATGAAAGTTGGTCCTTAAGCActcacttattttttttttagttttctttgaaATATTTCCAGTTCTAGTTTTAGAGCCTAAAACGTTACAttcattattcatcatcatcattccagcctattgcagtccactgctggacataggcctctacaagttcgcgccataaatgcgtgaactcatgtgtggtgctcatagtcaccacgctaggcaggtgggttggtgaccgcagggctaaaacgttacattatttaattgtaactaTCACCGGTCAATATTAAAACGCCTTCACTAGGATGTGAAAATCATCGAATTTTCAGTAACTTATTTAACCTAATAACAATAGCCCAGAACTTAGTAAGTTTGTCTGAGACATCCATACAATTTTTTGTACAGCGCATTTCTAGTGCCAATGAAGCAATATATGTTAGAATAGATAAgtcataatcaaaatcaaaaatatcattattcAAAATACTtcaatgtacttatttattatatattatatttttattctcaatatgtttagattgtacacgataattttgcgactgttgtataattttcctgtggcaggactactggaagagattccatcatgggataagtagtgcctttgtaccagcattgtttataagagctatttcctattgctatcctagtgtacataaattgttaaataaataaataaaagatgatTTGTATTGGAAGTTACTGTAAACTTTTGTGTTTGAAACaaggattccaaaattttcatacaatttttatctgtttttttctgggctatctggattccagccggcctagcatgcatacaacgagatatctcttgacgagagagaaagataatgtctacatcgagtattttctcgattaccctaacatgcgcactacgagagacaaaattctcttccgaagacttcgccttgtcgagtagagaaacattatcaaccataatcacaattgaatatcattcttatttcttatgtcgtaaagttgaatttacaaggttattgaccaatttcaaacgagtgacacatgttttatttaaaaatgttctcggccttttggctaagataaaaagtgtatatctaatttaaaaaactctaatatggaaaataaaacggcgtaagtaaatgcatttaattatatatgtaaaacaatatgctcgtgttgtgctttatatcttgtcgcacattagataattgtaattctatcacgcattgtttgtttgttttttttttttttttttgttttaaaattttttgaatttttgaattttttttgattattgattttacttttattctatttaattttatttttagttattgatttttttaatataattttgttttgttttttattctgaatgttgtcttgtcttgttgtactaacccaatatggacttatactttggtctaaaataaagtattattattattattattatttagaataagaagcaacagggtgcaaatacgttttttgtgtcattatatggcacacttcactcgacttttcgcatttcccgctcttcgtataccgaaattatataattataatagggaaacgccatggtatacaaaaaataggcacccggttttatttattttttatttatcgtctttctcgtcgataatattgaagacgagaagtttctcttcctaaaacgacaaaattcgacaaaattacgatgtcatgttagcttccgtagagataaatatcacagatcactaaaatttaatgattatctcttcttgacgtaacgagaagagtatcgcgtgcacgcatgttagctactgtagacatagagagataatacgagaaaaggggtcgacaaaattttgtcgtggcgtgcatgctaggcctgcagatATCAGATCTATCTATCTACAATAGCTTCCATTACAAATTATCGTTTTTTATgtggaattttcagcagggttagctattaatttatttttgatacaaattttaaatttattatcagcCGATTTCAAtatcgtttgtgggattttattatacatgcgaataaaatattaaaataaacaaaccaaAAAAGAGACATACATTTGTTTAGTGCTGTCGGAAACTtgtagttacaattttgttattccttctcgtgtttaagctgcgattattactatttatattaaaacaatcgatattcttgtgaatgtacataatattgttGTTAACGTATTGTGAcgtaattgttaatatgtctactTTATGAAAAACATCCCGCAGAGAGACTCGAGCTCCACGATCATATTAAATGCCGTGATAGTAATACTATactcattataattatgtatgactAAGAGGCTGTACAGATTTCAGTCTAAATTTATTCGACATATGTAGGATTAAACGTTGTACTGCTCCACTTTGACAAAtgtgttttgaatattttctctACTAATGCAAGTTTTGTTTTATAGCACAGGATTGATCTGGTTGCatgtttgtttaaattaaacgaAACATGTATTATAAAGATATTTCTAGCTGTAGACGTCGGCGCAGATGAAGAAAGTAGAGAAAAATCTGAACTTTGGCCACTTAGAtacatgaatttaaaaaattataaaatctagaatttaatatttaaaacatgtaACTAAATCTAAATGCGGacaattacaaacaaatatattcaGCAACaggataataatttaaattaaaaaaaaaaaatcagtatacAATTAGGCTTCAAAGGcacttttaaatagtaattttataaattatagtaatgGACACGACAGACCTTGTCCTAACCGGAAAAGCAGCTACCAAAGATTGTGACATACCGACAGCAGCGCGAAATTTCATACCAAATCGGTCCAACAGCTTAGGAGAAGTTGGGTGACAACACacgtacagaaaaattatattatatattaaaattaatctttaacaaaataatgataGTCAATTTATGAATCTACTACCGCTTTGGGGTGTAAAATTCAGCCGAGAAGACGCGGCTAGGAACTCAGCagttaatcttttaaaaaacgTATCGATCAAGGCtacttatatgaaaatttaaatgttttctgTGTCAACGGCAATACCAAGTATTTACCTATCGATATTGGAAAATCCCAGAGATTAATCGACTCTTAAATATTACGCTAAAATCAATAGAACGTGCGTAAACATCTATTGGACCCGGACTGGTGGTACGTTTGCCACTCagcttacatataaaaaaaatatatcaaaccaTCTGAAAAAGACAATAAAACTTAACATTTCTTCTAGAAATAATTTCTTGAAGCTAATTAGcaaattatatattcaattgTAGTTATTTCCATAAAATCATCAAATTGGTTAGGTAATGGTAGATAACTGATCTTAATGTaggaaaaaaagaaatatcagaaAAGAAAGAAACAATAGAAAAGTAAGAGTTACATACTGAAGGTCAGTCTAGGTCCAGATTTCACTCACCATATGAATCGTAATTAAAATACTAACTACTATAACTTCAGTGCGACTGTTAACTACCCCTTTTGAATCAACGGTTAAGTAAATACAATATCGCTCTGTATAAATGTACACAATAATATATAGCGTTAGTGACAGGTTTGTGAAGAAAATAACCGTGTGTCTTACATCTTAGAGGCAACAACACtggtttatgtgtatatatgtgtatatattaaacttttgttttttcttgtttcttaaggcccacgggaggttttaaaactaaaagaaaaactaataattaaaaaaaaaaaattttttactattattagttGACAGAACggagtctgtccgggcagctagtcttAAATAAAACGATGTACCTATAGGCgcattaataaacatttaataagaTAGTAGTAGATCGGACAgccttaataaaaaaacataaacactATTTGAAGGATTCCTATATCCGGTAACAATTCCGATAACGTTCTCTGATCAGATATGTGATACGAATAGAGATCGAAatcttaataatttcattatggCCTCGAGCAAGTATTCATATATCCGACTTATTCATGAACATGCTACTCGAAATAAATTGCATATATGCAGCTCATGTGCGGACCGGATTAACTATCAGCGTTAGCACAAGGTCGTTAAACTCACGTAACACGTGAAGCTCAATCATCGTACAGTATTAGTTTTGCGCTGTCAAATACCATTGCGACAAATGTCGTGTACCGTTCTTTCAACTCGACATTATAGGTGTACATAGTTTTTTGGCcttagtaaaaagttacaaGTTAAGAACTGGTTTGAAATCAAAGCTAAGAACGACAACGCTGATAGAATAGGCGATAGGATATATTATaggatactagctgaccccgcaaacgttgttttgccacatattttattaaccttctcaatacTCCCCCTCCCTCTTATAAcataggggaatgaaaaatagatgttggccgattctcagacctacccgatatgcacacaaaatttcttcaaataagaatcggtcaagtcgtttcggaggagtttaactacagaca is a window from the Melitaea cinxia chromosome 3, ilMelCinx1.1, whole genome shotgun sequence genome containing:
- the LOC123668064 gene encoding uncharacterized protein LOC123668064 — its product is MITKGSREQGVSRFLARRLHPGHRRDQVTAGACECQGTLYAVRHSRCSVAADMSARALACVCRLALVANLLAAATAAILSSGKDIACVKDGLYVDYDTECREYIRCTAGSVRGRYVCGQERIFSEAAGACVPRSSHPCTRLVCAPEDTLAYATPGTTCRHYYRCVNGTAIDHACPPGSWFDLVTQACSRGAGTCYEPLCAGLPDGNYPDSSHECHRTLHCRGAELRAVVSCNGVCVNTCPPPRAAAVPLPAGDADFCSDEACSSLCQKTSDGTYADRSTGCREYFVCESHRVIRRGVCEPGLLFSGSGCEPAQETLCPPPGRSPCFNRQNGLYRDWRDCSSWYECNRERVTSRGSCESGLVFDGVKCVPKQSFYCEGPRRSSECEGMPSGTYQDLGSNCTHYFHCEGPLKISLACPPGQIYDGAKCSPASQYLCPSLERDSCYGRADGRYRAADAGCRGFYSCVNGEKAVYACQQGLVFDGESCVPAHPSICPSEDYSCSGLADGYHAELDSNCHRYFYCEGGDRLATLSCLGGKIFDGQACVESTIHICGAARKSIIENGGQYCERDGFFVQQGTECRKYYFCVSGVRTHLTCPTGHTFNGQVCVLKEQYTCPG